Proteins encoded by one window of Porphyromonas vaginalis:
- a CDS encoding CvpA family protein, producing MGGDTLNWIDYMLLGCTAWALFKGFKQGVVSALIGVLGIAVGYVMVRWIGVPVALWISRTFGLPHGVAVIGAYVATFSLSCWGIAFLARPTMRAIKRSSLSVVNKLMGALFAGAFVIIFFSLIFNLTDFILPRGVLAELPDITTEAGEPAEPRQDQRDKSRLYDPVRGLISWAALGDLTSWQDKQLKQQSSE from the coding sequence ATGGGAGGAGATACGCTCAATTGGATTGACTATATGCTCTTGGGCTGCACAGCGTGGGCACTCTTCAAGGGATTCAAGCAAGGTGTCGTGTCGGCACTGATTGGCGTGCTGGGTATCGCTGTCGGCTATGTGATGGTGCGCTGGATAGGTGTACCCGTAGCACTATGGATCTCTCGCACCTTCGGACTACCCCACGGGGTGGCGGTAATAGGTGCTTATGTAGCGACCTTCTCACTTTCATGCTGGGGCATCGCCTTCCTAGCGCGACCTACGATGAGAGCCATTAAGCGTTCATCGCTCTCAGTTGTCAATAAACTTATGGGAGCGCTCTTTGCGGGAGCCTTCGTCATCATATTCTTTAGCCTTATATTTAATCTAACCGACTTCATACTGCCTCGAGGGGTGCTAGCAGAGCTGCCCGACATCACGACAGAAGCGGGCGAGCCGGCTGAACCTCGACAAGATCAGCGTGACAAGTCTAGACTATACGACCCAGTACGTGGCTTGATCTCATGGGCTGCGCTGGGCGACCTGACCTCTTGGCAGGATAAACAATTAAAGCAACAATCAAGTGAATAG
- a CDS encoding DMT family transporter, whose amino-acid sequence MRSRWRLHLVMLCVTIIFGINGPFTKALLGGGLTPYTHMFCRFLGATILFWIASIWAPRERIDRKDWGKMTLASLTGIFFNQGLFAIGMSMTSPVNQSLVATLGPIVTMLLAAVVLKEPITRLKGIGVLIGASGALLLISTNGSSTVGSTLGDLICATATVSYAIYLTSFKTLIQKYHPVTLMKWLFVISLLGSAPMGVRDMIRTEWSTFDATFYGQLAFVVVGATFVAYLLLLFAQRGLRPTVVSIYNYGIPVIASMLAVMMGQDQLTLTKVASAILILLGVFMVTRSKSRQQLLREQLSNE is encoded by the coding sequence ATGAGATCTCGCTGGAGACTACACCTCGTGATGCTTTGCGTCACCATTATCTTTGGAATAAATGGGCCCTTCACCAAGGCACTCCTTGGTGGGGGGCTCACTCCATATACACACATGTTCTGTCGCTTCCTAGGTGCCACGATACTCTTTTGGATCGCTTCGATCTGGGCGCCACGAGAGCGCATCGATCGCAAGGATTGGGGTAAAATGACCTTAGCCTCGCTGACCGGTATCTTCTTCAACCAAGGGCTCTTTGCCATAGGCATGTCAATGACCTCGCCTGTCAATCAGTCACTCGTTGCCACATTAGGGCCCATCGTCACCATGCTCCTCGCAGCTGTCGTACTCAAGGAACCGATCACACGGCTCAAGGGGATCGGCGTACTCATCGGGGCCTCAGGAGCCCTGCTCCTCATATCTACCAACGGCTCCTCCACCGTAGGCTCTACGCTAGGCGACTTGATCTGCGCCACAGCAACCGTCTCCTACGCCATCTACCTAACTTCCTTCAAGACACTCATACAAAAGTACCACCCGGTTACCTTGATGAAGTGGCTCTTTGTCATCTCCCTCCTCGGATCCGCTCCGATGGGCGTACGTGACATGATACGCACCGAGTGGAGCACCTTCGATGCGACCTTCTACGGGCAGCTAGCCTTCGTCGTCGTGGGCGCCACCTTTGTCGCCTACCTTTTACTGCTCTTCGCACAGCGAGGCTTGCGCCCTACCGTCGTCAGCATCTACAACTACGGCATCCCCGTCATCGCCTCGATGCTGGCCGTCATGATGGGTCAAGACCAACTCACACTCACCAAAGTAGCCTCCGCTATCCTCATCCTGCTCGGGGTCTTTATGGTAACCCGCAGCAAAAGCCGCCAGCAACTCCTCCGCGAGCAGCTCAGCAACGAGTAG
- the sufB gene encoding Fe-S cluster assembly protein SufB — MRAVTPTGEDILDDITQGDYKYGFVTDVHTETIPKGLNEEVVRLISEKKEEPEWLLEFRLKAYHHWLTLERPDWAHLSIPEIDYQDIIYYAAPRHKTPGDGTIDPEIEKTFDKLGIPLHERAMLSGNMAVDAVMDSVSVKTTFRTKLKELGIIFCSFNEAVREHPDLVRKYLGKVVSSHDNYFAALNSAVFSDGSFVYIPKGVRCPMELSTYFRINAANTGQFERTLIVADEGAYVSYLEGCTAPMRDENQLHAAIVEIIAETDAEVKYSTVQNWYPGDKDGRGGIYNFVTKRGLCRGDRSKISWTQVETGSAITWKYPSCILRGDDSVGEFYSVAVTNNYQQADTGTKMIHLGRNTRSTIVSKGISAGSSQNSYRGLVSIAASAENARNHSQCDSLLLSDHCGAHTYPYADIRNDSAVVEHEATTSKINEDQLFYCNQRGITTEEAVGLIVNGYAREVMSKLPMEFAVEAQKLLSVTLEGSVG, encoded by the coding sequence GTGCGTGCGGTGACGCCGACGGGGGAAGATATCCTCGACGACATCACCCAGGGGGACTACAAGTATGGCTTCGTGACCGACGTCCATACGGAAACCATCCCCAAGGGACTCAACGAAGAGGTGGTACGTCTCATCTCGGAGAAGAAAGAAGAGCCCGAATGGCTCCTTGAGTTCCGTCTCAAGGCTTACCATCACTGGCTCACACTCGAGCGACCCGACTGGGCGCACCTCTCGATCCCTGAGATAGACTATCAAGACATTATATACTATGCGGCTCCTCGTCACAAGACTCCCGGAGACGGCACCATAGACCCTGAGATCGAGAAGACCTTTGACAAGCTCGGCATACCGCTCCACGAGCGAGCTATGCTCTCGGGCAATATGGCGGTCGATGCGGTCATGGATAGTGTCTCGGTGAAGACCACCTTCCGCACCAAGCTCAAGGAGCTGGGTATCATCTTCTGCTCTTTCAATGAAGCGGTACGTGAGCACCCGGACCTAGTGCGTAAGTACCTGGGCAAAGTGGTCTCGTCACACGACAACTACTTCGCAGCCCTGAACTCGGCGGTCTTCAGTGATGGCTCTTTTGTCTATATTCCTAAGGGCGTGCGCTGTCCGATGGAGTTGTCGACCTACTTCCGCATCAACGCGGCCAATACGGGACAGTTTGAGCGTACGCTCATCGTGGCAGACGAAGGGGCTTATGTGAGTTACCTAGAGGGTTGCACGGCTCCGATGCGTGACGAGAACCAGCTTCACGCTGCAATCGTCGAGATCATCGCTGAGACCGACGCCGAGGTTAAGTACTCGACAGTTCAGAACTGGTACCCAGGCGACAAGGACGGTCGAGGCGGTATCTACAACTTCGTCACCAAGCGTGGACTGTGCCGTGGCGACCGTAGCAAGATATCTTGGACACAGGTCGAGACAGGATCGGCTATCACCTGGAAGTATCCCAGTTGCATCCTGCGGGGTGACGACTCGGTGGGAGAGTTTTACTCTGTCGCTGTGACCAACAACTACCAGCAGGCAGACACCGGCACGAAGATGATTCATCTCGGACGCAACACCCGCAGCACCATCGTCTCCAAGGGTATCTCCGCCGGTAGTAGCCAAAATAGCTACCGTGGATTGGTCTCCATCGCTGCCTCTGCAGAGAATGCGCGCAACCACTCTCAGTGCGACAGCCTGCTCCTGAGCGACCACTGCGGGGCGCACACCTATCCTTACGCAGATATACGCAATGACTCTGCCGTCGTGGAGCATGAGGCGACCACCTCTAAGATCAATGAGGATCAGCTCTTCTACTGCAACCAGCGTGGCATCACTACCGAGGAGGCGGTCGGTCTGATCGTCAACGGCTATGCCCGTGAGGTGATGAGCAAGCTCCCGATGGAGTTTGCCGTTGAGGCGCAAAAGCTCCTCTCCGTAACCCTCGAGGGAAGCGTCGGCTAG
- the sufD gene encoding Fe-S cluster assembly protein SufD, with the protein MSPRKQPPTAHLQYLDLYQSQQAYIAQHSLPVLQAQRATAQEALSEYALPQLGMEDWQRTDVEALYAPDYGINLQELDLAPAGHKQLPQYSCDLSVNELTIKASALNSNYLYTHYANQKRKLPEGIFVGSIKEFVKEHPDLAERYYGQIAEVDTDGTIALNTLFVQDAFVLYVPDGMQLEQPVQLVQLLHAQEPLLCIRRWLIIIEERAKASVLVCDHTIDRTNFLVNQVAEIFVGDGAQLKLFDMEENSHQTHRTCAYFLRQGAESQVTLAAYTLNNGVTRNSFRTRFLGEHAEQILGGVAVTNGTQHVDTFTRVEHIKPKCHSTQLFKNLLEEQSTGAFSGRIFVAQSAQQTEAYQSNRNMLLSPGARMYSKPQLEIYADDVQCSHGMATGHLDEQALFYMMQRGIPEHEARVMLSVAFVRDVIDLMPLEDLQDRVESIVRNRLLGKEPTHCSQCGKLIF; encoded by the coding sequence ATGAGTCCACGTAAGCAACCACCCACCGCACACCTGCAGTATCTAGACCTTTATCAGTCTCAGCAGGCATACATTGCGCAGCACAGCCTTCCTGTGCTACAAGCGCAGCGTGCCACCGCTCAGGAGGCTCTGAGCGAGTACGCCCTACCCCAGCTCGGCATGGAGGATTGGCAGCGCACGGATGTCGAGGCACTCTATGCTCCCGACTACGGGATCAACCTTCAGGAGCTAGACCTAGCTCCCGCAGGGCATAAGCAGCTCCCGCAGTATAGCTGTGACCTTTCGGTCAATGAGCTCACCATCAAGGCGAGTGCACTCAACAGCAACTACCTCTACACCCACTACGCCAACCAAAAGCGCAAGCTCCCCGAAGGGATCTTCGTCGGCTCTATCAAGGAGTTCGTCAAGGAGCACCCCGACCTAGCGGAGCGTTACTACGGGCAGATAGCCGAGGTAGACACCGACGGCACCATCGCACTCAACACGCTCTTCGTGCAGGACGCCTTCGTCCTCTACGTACCCGACGGCATGCAGCTCGAGCAGCCCGTGCAGCTCGTCCAGCTACTCCACGCCCAGGAGCCACTCCTCTGCATTCGTCGCTGGCTCATCATCATCGAGGAGCGTGCCAAAGCATCTGTCCTTGTCTGCGACCACACGATAGATCGTACTAACTTCCTCGTCAACCAAGTGGCTGAGATCTTCGTCGGTGATGGCGCTCAGCTCAAGCTCTTCGACATGGAGGAGAATAGCCACCAGACGCACCGCACCTGCGCCTACTTCCTGCGCCAGGGAGCAGAGAGCCAAGTGACCCTCGCCGCCTATACGCTCAATAATGGTGTAACGCGCAATAGCTTCCGGACACGCTTCCTCGGGGAGCATGCCGAGCAGATACTAGGCGGAGTCGCTGTGACCAATGGCACACAGCATGTCGACACATTCACACGTGTCGAACATATCAAGCCCAAGTGTCATAGCACGCAGCTCTTTAAGAACCTCCTCGAGGAGCAATCCACGGGAGCCTTCTCAGGGCGCATCTTCGTGGCGCAGTCGGCACAGCAGACCGAAGCTTACCAGAGCAACCGCAACATGCTCCTCTCGCCCGGGGCTCGCATGTACAGCAAGCCTCAGCTAGAGATCTATGCCGACGACGTCCAGTGTTCGCACGGTATGGCTACGGGACACCTCGACGAGCAGGCACTCTTTTACATGATGCAGCGAGGCATCCCCGAGCATGAGGCACGGGTCATGCTGAGCGTTGCTTTCGTCAGAGATGTCATAGACCTCATGCCCCTAGAGGATTTACAGGACCGCGTCGAGAGCATCGTACGCAATCGTCTCCTCGGCAAAGAGCCGACACACTGCAGCCAGTGTGGCAAGCTGATCTTCTAA
- a CDS encoding polyprenyl synthetase family protein, with product MMSQEERAQLLVPIADFLKEFEQAFKRSLQSDAPVLSHALEHLQHSSGKHIRPIIVGLCAQLCAGQTSAQTISAALVIELLHTASLIHDDVIDWSDTRRGQPTLNALYSNHQAVLMGDYVLSTAFLEIVSREHNPEMLCVVAQAGRNLSIGELMQLSLSKAHTYREEDYYAVVDRKTGALFEASAKLGALSVDATEEQVKHCARLGQLMGRAFQLQDDLFDYDKLQDVGKPTGHDLIEGKVSLPLLYVLNHATPTERDEIISYLQQPIEADSIDYLLRIAHERGGIDYTERQIQQIHQEAIDLLRSFAPSSTRETLERFITLLGERQK from the coding sequence AACTGTTGGTGCCGATAGCGGACTTTCTCAAGGAGTTCGAGCAGGCTTTCAAGCGGTCACTACAGAGTGATGCGCCTGTACTATCGCACGCTTTGGAACACTTACAGCACTCCTCGGGCAAGCATATTCGTCCGATCATCGTAGGGCTATGCGCTCAGCTATGCGCAGGACAGACCAGTGCACAGACGATCTCGGCAGCACTGGTCATAGAGCTACTACACACCGCCTCGCTAATTCACGACGATGTCATCGACTGGTCGGACACACGGCGCGGACAGCCTACGCTCAACGCGCTTTACAGCAATCATCAGGCCGTCCTGATGGGAGACTATGTACTCTCGACCGCCTTTCTGGAGATAGTCTCTCGGGAGCACAACCCTGAGATGCTGTGCGTCGTCGCCCAGGCTGGACGCAATCTCTCTATCGGAGAGCTGATGCAGCTATCCCTCTCGAAGGCACACACCTATCGCGAGGAGGACTACTATGCGGTAGTGGATCGTAAGACGGGAGCACTCTTTGAGGCGAGTGCCAAGCTGGGAGCTCTGAGCGTAGATGCGACCGAGGAGCAGGTGAAGCACTGTGCCCGTCTGGGACAATTGATGGGGCGCGCCTTCCAGCTACAGGATGATCTCTTTGATTATGACAAACTCCAAGATGTGGGCAAGCCTACGGGTCACGATTTGATCGAGGGCAAAGTCTCTCTCCCCCTACTCTATGTCCTAAACCATGCGACTCCTACGGAGCGCGACGAGATCATCTCATATCTACAACAACCTATCGAGGCAGACTCTATAGACTACCTCCTCCGCATAGCTCACGAGCGTGGTGGCATCGACTACACAGAGAGGCAGATACAGCAGATTCACCAGGAGGCGATCGACCTGCTCAGGAGCTTCGCGCCAAGTAGTACCAGAGAGACGCTGGAGCGCTTCATCACATTACTAGGAGAGAGACAGAAGTAG
- the sufC gene encoding Fe-S cluster assembly ATPase SufC: MLDIKNLHANIGDKEILKGINLTIREGETHAIMGPNGSGKSTLSSVLVGHPAFTVTSGEVTYLGQDLLAMDAVERAHAGLFLSFQYPVEIPGVSMVNFMRSALNERRKTQGEKPMPAGEFLKMLKEKREVVGLDDRLLKRSVNEGFSGGEKKRNEIFQMAVLEPRLSILDETDSGLDIDALRAVAHGVNTLQRPDSACVVITHYQRLLDYIKPQFVHILYKGRIVTSGGPELALRLEDEGYDWIKEEVAKEEKQ, from the coding sequence ATACTCGACATAAAGAATCTTCACGCCAACATAGGCGACAAAGAAATACTCAAAGGGATCAACCTCACTATCCGTGAGGGTGAGACACACGCTATCATGGGCCCCAACGGAAGTGGCAAGAGTACCCTCTCCTCTGTCCTCGTAGGGCACCCCGCCTTTACCGTAACCTCTGGCGAAGTCACTTATCTCGGTCAGGACTTGCTGGCCATGGACGCAGTCGAGCGAGCACACGCTGGACTCTTCCTCAGCTTCCAGTACCCCGTAGAGATACCGGGAGTGAGCATGGTCAACTTCATGCGCTCAGCACTCAACGAGCGTCGTAAGACTCAAGGCGAAAAGCCAATGCCCGCCGGCGAGTTCCTCAAGATGCTAAAAGAAAAGCGCGAGGTGGTCGGTCTTGACGACCGTCTCCTCAAGCGTTCAGTCAATGAGGGCTTCTCTGGTGGCGAGAAGAAGCGCAACGAGATCTTTCAGATGGCAGTCCTCGAGCCACGTCTCTCGATACTCGATGAGACCGACAGCGGACTAGACATTGACGCTCTGCGAGCCGTCGCACACGGAGTCAACACGCTCCAGCGTCCAGACAGTGCTTGCGTCGTCATCACCCACTACCAGCGACTGCTAGACTACATCAAGCCTCAGTTTGTCCACATTCTGTACAAGGGTCGGATCGTCACATCGGGCGGACCTGAGCTAGCCCTCAGACTAGAGGACGAGGGGTACGACTGGATCAAAGAAGAGGTAGCTAAAGAGGAGAAGCAATGA
- a CDS encoding polysaccharide pyruvyl transferase family protein yields MTTKRIHILTHPLGANYGGIMQAYALQQALRKMGYEPVTLDIPFDRRSPLRRWAKSRLLALTHIPYDQSKRSERTVLQHTARFVEQHITLSPPLRSDTELREYYRQQPAHAYIVGSDQVWRQEFVPMLDDYFFRFIPETDDVRRIAYAASFGVDPIDIAPERTALYSDLLSHFVAISVREHSAVPILEQRFGASAQWVLDPTMLLTRDEYIDLLGLRVEPSSEVFAYMLTDTPHKEALAQQVAEAQHTTYRLFSPWRHWSARGGSLEACILPPVEAWLEGILNARCVVTDSFHGVAFSLIFGKPFVAIVNNRGGCSRFDSLIKVFGLESHQEGAYELVSSPQLYDVKAIAQTMAQHRADSTDFLQTALK; encoded by the coding sequence ATGACGACAAAACGGATCCATATACTGACGCACCCCCTAGGGGCCAACTATGGCGGTATCATGCAGGCGTATGCGTTGCAACAGGCCTTGCGTAAGATGGGTTATGAGCCTGTAACGCTAGACATCCCCTTCGACCGACGCTCTCCGCTAAGGCGATGGGCTAAGTCACGACTCCTAGCACTAACGCATATACCCTACGACCAGTCTAAGCGATCGGAGCGTACTGTACTGCAGCACACAGCACGCTTCGTAGAGCAGCACATCACGCTCTCGCCACCACTCCGCAGTGACACAGAGCTACGGGAGTACTACCGCCAGCAGCCCGCCCATGCTTATATCGTGGGGAGTGATCAGGTGTGGCGACAGGAGTTCGTTCCGATGCTCGACGACTACTTCTTTCGCTTCATTCCCGAGACAGACGATGTGCGACGGATCGCCTACGCCGCCTCCTTTGGCGTGGATCCGATCGACATTGCTCCCGAGCGAACGGCTCTTTACAGCGATCTCTTGAGCCACTTTGTGGCGATCTCCGTGCGTGAGCACTCTGCTGTGCCGATTTTGGAGCAGCGGTTTGGTGCTTCAGCGCAGTGGGTGCTAGACCCGACGATGCTCCTCACGAGGGATGAGTATATCGACCTATTAGGATTGCGGGTGGAGCCTTCGAGCGAGGTCTTTGCCTATATGCTTACCGACACACCTCACAAGGAGGCGCTTGCCCAGCAGGTAGCAGAGGCGCAGCATACCACCTACCGCCTCTTCTCGCCGTGGCGGCACTGGAGCGCACGAGGCGGGAGTCTAGAGGCGTGCATCTTACCTCCCGTAGAGGCCTGGCTCGAGGGGATCCTCAACGCTCGGTGTGTGGTGACAGACTCCTTTCATGGGGTGGCCTTCTCGCTCATCTTTGGCAAGCCTTTTGTCGCTATCGTCAATAACCGTGGCGGCTGCAGTCGCTTTGACTCGCTTATCAAGGTTTTCGGCTTGGAGAGCCATCAGGAGGGAGCGTACGAACTAGTCAGCTCGCCTCAGCTCTACGATGTAAAAGCTATAGCGCAGACGATGGCGCAACATCGTGCAGACTCTACGGACTTCCTACAGACCGCCTTAAAGTAA
- a CDS encoding polysaccharide biosynthesis/export family protein, whose amino-acid sequence MKFSAQTHIGTLLVVALCLITTSCASRKDVVYLQDASIGSQSQYSVPVLRIAKGDMLGITVNSKNRELSDPFNLPMVGYYNAFGISASNTQQGYMVDDEGYIAFPALGRVHVEGLTRNELNTKIATALRDKGFLNDATVTVSLLNAQISVLGEVARPGRFPMVSDQVSLLDAIAMAGDLTIQGRRDNVLVIREIDGERYIVAHDLRSNKIFESPCYFLRQGDIVYVEPNDAKAQTASINPNNNVGTWLSVVSTATSLTTFVFTIIASQKR is encoded by the coding sequence ATGAAGTTTTCAGCTCAAACCCATATAGGAACTCTTCTAGTAGTGGCACTCTGCCTTATAACGACTTCATGCGCGTCACGCAAAGATGTCGTCTACCTGCAAGATGCCTCCATAGGCTCTCAGAGCCAGTACAGTGTACCCGTCTTGCGTATTGCCAAGGGCGATATGCTCGGCATCACGGTCAACTCCAAGAATCGAGAGCTCTCTGACCCCTTTAACCTTCCAATGGTCGGATACTACAATGCGTTCGGCATCTCAGCGTCTAATACCCAGCAAGGCTACATGGTGGACGATGAGGGTTACATTGCTTTTCCAGCACTAGGACGTGTCCATGTGGAGGGACTAACCCGCAATGAACTCAACACGAAGATCGCCACAGCACTCCGCGACAAAGGCTTCCTCAACGATGCGACCGTCACAGTCTCTCTGCTCAATGCTCAGATCTCTGTACTGGGCGAGGTGGCTCGTCCGGGTCGCTTCCCTATGGTAAGTGATCAGGTCTCCCTCCTAGACGCTATCGCTATGGCGGGCGACCTAACCATACAGGGGCGCAGAGACAACGTACTAGTCATACGAGAGATAGACGGAGAGCGATACATCGTAGCTCACGACTTGCGCAGCAACAAGATATTTGAGTCTCCATGCTACTTCCTCCGTCAGGGAGACATCGTATATGTGGAGCCAAACGATGCCAAAGCACAAACAGCTAGTATCAATCCTAACAATAACGTGGGGACTTGGCTCAGCGTGGTCAGTACAGCGACCTCTCTGACCACCTTCGTCTTCACGATTATAGCTAGCCAGAAGAGATAA
- a CDS encoding lipopolysaccharide biosynthesis protein produces the protein MAQDLHDKTTDGHMPSSRSQRIARNTLFLFVRMAVVTLLSLYISRVLLAALGVEDFGIYQVVGSLVTAFGFINGAMVSATQRFYSYELGRSNYPGVGRIYSVSIVVQLLLVLLVCAIAIPFGLWYVPNNLVAPPERMTVALWIYFISLGTFVVNMLLTPFQSLIVSHERMNLFALLSIVDIALRLGAVLLLKSYAGDQLLLYPILLLAVSGVMALCYVGSTRRLFRQVHFRWVRDRSAYREILAYSGWNLFGNLAAVAQTQGINIVYNYFFGPLLNAAFGIVNSVRSALISFSNNYQMAANPQIIKSYAAAEYGYLHKLICASAKISYLLMLCVVIPFALDLDLLLRLWLVKPPEYASLLLQLTLIVMLIESLSGALMTGIQATGRVRTYQVLVGGMIIMILPLSMLAFWLGAPPEYSVYINIVVSISCLAVRLALSYKYHALGVGYYLKRVVLPILPPTIVMLLGAYLYRRLLPYVGSIWGLLVASILLGGLCVVVILTLSLTAEERQLVKGYLHLSKRRQAPND, from the coding sequence ATGGCACAAGATCTACACGACAAGACTACCGATGGGCACATGCCGTCGTCTCGCTCACAGCGTATCGCTCGCAATACGCTCTTTCTCTTTGTGCGCATGGCGGTGGTCACCCTTCTCTCCCTCTACATCTCCCGTGTACTCCTGGCTGCACTCGGCGTGGAGGACTTCGGCATCTACCAGGTGGTGGGGAGCTTGGTGACGGCCTTTGGCTTTATCAATGGAGCGATGGTCTCCGCGACACAGCGCTTCTACTCCTACGAGCTGGGTCGAAGCAACTACCCAGGCGTAGGGCGCATCTACAGTGTCTCGATCGTGGTCCAGTTACTGTTGGTCTTGCTCGTATGCGCTATCGCCATCCCCTTCGGTCTATGGTACGTACCCAACAACCTCGTGGCACCGCCCGAACGTATGACGGTGGCACTGTGGATCTATTTTATATCCTTGGGGACCTTTGTGGTCAATATGCTGCTCACTCCGTTCCAAAGCCTCATCGTCTCACACGAGCGGATGAATCTCTTTGCTCTGCTCAGCATCGTAGACATCGCTCTGCGGCTTGGTGCCGTGCTGCTCCTCAAGAGCTATGCTGGCGACCAACTCCTCCTCTACCCGATCCTACTTCTTGCCGTCAGCGGCGTGATGGCACTCTGCTATGTGGGGAGCACGAGACGACTCTTTCGTCAGGTACACTTCCGCTGGGTACGAGACCGGTCTGCCTATCGCGAGATACTTGCCTACTCGGGGTGGAATCTCTTTGGCAATCTAGCTGCTGTGGCGCAGACGCAGGGTATCAACATCGTCTACAACTACTTCTTCGGACCACTGCTGAACGCTGCTTTTGGCATTGTCAACTCGGTACGCAGTGCGCTGATTAGCTTTTCTAATAACTACCAGATGGCGGCTAATCCGCAGATCATCAAGTCGTACGCGGCTGCCGAGTATGGCTACCTCCACAAGCTCATTTGCGCCAGTGCTAAGATTTCCTACCTGCTGATGCTTTGCGTGGTAATACCCTTTGCGCTAGACCTCGATTTACTGCTGCGCTTATGGTTGGTCAAGCCGCCTGAGTATGCTTCGCTACTGCTCCAGCTGACGCTCATCGTAATGCTCATAGAGAGCCTCTCGGGAGCGCTGATGACAGGCATCCAAGCGACAGGACGTGTGCGCACTTACCAAGTGTTGGTCGGGGGGATGATCATCATGATCCTACCGCTCTCTATGCTCGCCTTTTGGCTGGGTGCCCCTCCTGAGTACTCGGTATACATTAATATAGTAGTCTCTATATCGTGCCTGGCGGTGCGACTGGCACTCTCCTATAAGTATCACGCGCTAGGCGTCGGCTACTACCTCAAGCGTGTGGTGCTACCCATCTTACCACCGACCATCGTCATGCTACTAGGTGCTTACCTCTATCGGCGCCTACTCCCATACGTTGGCTCTATCTGGGGACTCTTGGTAGCCTCGATCTTACTCGGCGGGCTGTGTGTCGTGGTGATCCTAACACTCTCGCTGACAGCCGAAGAGAGACAACTCGTCAAGGGCTATCTGCATCTCTCCAAAAGGCGACAGGCCCCAAACGACTGA